A window of Rhizobium sp. CC-YZS058 genomic DNA:
CGGCGCCGAGGTCGATCGAGAGCGCGGAGACCATGCGGCGGATACGCTCGGCCACCGCCTTGACCTGGGGCACGTCCAGGCCTTCCACCAGCGCAGTGAACTCTTCTCCCCCATACCGCGCCACGGAGATGGCGGGGTCCTCGCCGACCGTCTGCAGCAACTCCGCCACCGCCCGCAGGCACTGGTCGCCCGCCTTGTGGCCATGCGTGTCGTTGATCGCCTTGAAGTGGTCAAGGTCGATCATCATGACCGAGAGATTGCCATCGGCGGCGCTGGCGCGGGAGAAAGCCTCCTCGAGCAGGCGTTCGAGCTTGCGGCGGTTGGGAAGGCCGGTCAGCCCGTCCCGATCCGAGAGGATCTGCAGCGTCGAGTTTGTGCGCTTGAGGTTCTCCGAAAGCGCCCCGTAACTGTCGACCGCATCGGCGATGGTGGCAAGTTCCTGGAAAAGCGGGCGTGGCAGCGCGCCTTCCACCTCTCCGCCGCGGCCGATCGCCTCCAGCTTCAGGATCGCGGCGCCGATGGGGGCGACGATGAAGCGCCGCACGACCCACAGCGTGACGATCAGGAACAGGACCGGCAGCATAACGATCAGGATCCAGCGCTTCTTGACCTCCGACGCGGCGCTGGCGACGGAGGAGACCAGCGAATCCGCCAGCATGACCGCATCGGTCGAGAGGCTGTCGCTCAACCGGTCGGCCGTGGCGATGGCGCGTTTGTAGGCCTGCGTGCTGTCGGCTTCGGCACGGGCAATCCGCCTATCGCGCTCCTCTGCGTCGAGCGGTTGGTCGCCCGCGGTCTCACCGGCCTGCAGCCGGCGCGCGGCCTCGCGGCCGACGACGATTTTCTTCACCTCGCCGGCGATGATGCGGGCCCCGTCGATCAGCATGCGATTGTCATCGAGGCTGAAGCTTTGGCAGAGCGTTTGCAGCTGCAGCTGGATCTGCCGCTCCACCCGGCGGTCGTGCGCGAGATAGACGGAGCGGATCAGCGAGGCGGCGCGCTCCACCTTCAGGGCATTGCGGTTCTGCGAGAGGATCAGCGGGATCTGCTGTTCGCGCGTCAGCCGCGCGCTTTCTTCCACCGTATTGAGGAAGCTGACCGAATAGGCGGACGCGCAGAGCGCGTAGAGCACCGCCATCAGCAGGGCGAAGTGCCCCGCCGTTCTCAGCGACAGTCTGCGCAAGGGGGGAAACAGTCCCGGCATGATCGATCAATAGATGGAGAAGGGGAAATAGGTGTCGTTGACCTGATCGTAGCTGCCGTTGAGGCGGATGCGTTTCAGCGCCGCATTCACCTCGCCGAGCAGAGCGGTATCGCTCTTGCGGGCGGTGATGTGCGAGGTGCTCTGCAGCAGATCGTTGGTGACCGGATCGCCGATGAAATCGAAGCCGGTGTTCTTGGTGTTTTCGAGGAAGCTCATCAGGTCGATCGCATCGGCGAGAAGCAGGTCTGCCTTGCCCTGTTCGAGCATGGCCTGCGCCTCCGGCTGGTCCTTGGCATGCAGCACCGTGCTGCGCGCCGCATAGACCTTGTCGAGATAATCGGCATGCATCGTGCCTTCGCCGGCGACGATCCGCGCCCCGGCGAGCGCTTCCGGCGTCGTTTCGGTGAAGCGCTGCGTATCGCCGATGAACACGGCGTGCGAGCGGTAATAGGGATCGGAATAGGCGATGCGCTTGGCCCGTTCTTCCGTATAGGCCATGCTGGCCACGATCAGATCGTACTTGTTCTGCTCGAGGCCATCGATGATCTCTACCCAGGGAACGGCGACGAAGCTGCACTGGCGCTTCATCTCCTTGCAGAGCGTCTTGGCGATATCGACGTCGAAGCCCGAAAGCTCGCCCTTGGCATCGATGAAGTTGAAGGGCGGATAGGCCCCTTCCGTCCCGATTCGCAGCACGGCCTCATCGGCGTGGGCGCTCGTCAGGGCGGCAAGGGTCAGGCAGGCGGCGGCAAGCAGGGTTTTCAGCGACATCACAACGCACTCCGCAAATCGGTAGGCGGATCGTGACACGATGGTCCTTAACGACTCTTCCGGTTGCATTCCCCCATCCTGTGAGTTCCGTGGATAAAGGAAACAAATGACTTACAAAATCATCCGTTGCCGAAATGCGGCACTGCGGAATTGATGTGCGGCGGCCCTGTGCCTCCGGCCGGGGCTCGTCTATGTCAGAAAGGCACTGTATTCATTTGGGATCGTTCATGTCCGCTCAACCTCTCTCGCGCCGGTTGCTTCTCGTCGGCTTTGCTTCCTCGGCCCTTGCCTCCTGCTCGGCCTCGCTGCCGCGTTCGGCGCCGGTGCCCCAGGCCGTTCGCCGGCCGATCGTGCCGCCGACGCAGGAAGAGCTGATGGTGATGTATGGGCCGGTCGAAGATGGCGGCTTCCTGATTCCGGCCGTTCCCTTCCAGCGCATCGATCCTCGCTTCTACCGCCAGCGCGTGATCGACCCGACCGGCGAGGCGCCGGGCACCGTGGTCGTGGATACGCCGTCGCGCCTTCTCTATGTCGTCGAACCCGGTGGCACGGCCATGCGCTACGGGGTCGGCATCGGCCGCGAGGGCTTTGCCTGGCAGGGCGAAGGCGTGATCCACTGGCGCCAGGCCTGGCCGCGCTGGAAGCCGCCGAACGAAATGGTGGCCCGCCAGCCTTCGCTCGCCCGGTATTCCATCGAGAATGGCGGCATGGAGCCGGGCCTGAAAAACCCGCTCGGCGCCCGCGCGCTCTATATCTTTCAGAACGGCCAGGACACGCTCTATCGTCTCCATGGAACACCGGAATGGAATTCGATCGGTACGGCCACCTCATCCGGCTGCGTGCGGCTGATGAACCAAGACGTGATCGACCTTTATACCCGCGTTCCCTACAAGGCGCGGATCGTCGTGCGTCAGTAAGGGTTACGGGAGCAGCGGATGGCCAAGATGGTGCGCAAGGGAGATCTTCCGACGAAGATCTGCGCCACCTGCGGCCGTCCGTTCACCTGGCGCAAGAAATGGGCGCGGGACTGGGACGCGGTGCGCTATTGCTCCGACCGCTGCCGCGACAAACGTGCGGCGCAGGACAAGCCCTCCCCTTCGAACGGCGCCGGCAAAGCCTGAAGCAGGACATGAAAAAGGGCGGCACAAGACCGCCCTTTTTCATGTGGCGATGGATGAGGACCTCAGTGGTGACGGCGGCCGCGCTCGGCACTGTCGAGCTGGTCGAGCAGTTGCTCGAACCGGCCTTCGGTGCGCGGTGTCTCGCCGTTGAAATAGAGGTCCTTCAGGGTTCGCCCAATATGGCTGTTGTCCCCCGAGCCGTTTGCCGGACGTGACGAAGCCAACGCAGATTTCCATATATTGGAGTGTGATACGGTCATGTTCGTCGCTTTCGCAAGATGTCCAAGTGCTGCTTCAACGCCTCCTACAAGGTGAAGTTCCCATTCACCATGTGCGCAACCGTCCCAAAATGACCCGTTCTTGCGATTTATGGTGAATGCTTGGTTAATGCCTGAGCTCACAGGTCAAGGTCGAACGAGGAACAAATTCGTGATCGGCGCGTTAAATGGCATCAGTCATCGAGAGGAGCCGATCATGCTTTACTACGCACTTGTTTTCCTGGTTGTTGCAATCATTGCCGGCGTTCTTGGCTTCGGCGGCATCGCAGGCGCATCGGCCGGCATTGCACAAATTCTGTTCTTCCTGTTCCTGGCCTTCCTGGTCATTTCCCTGGTCGCCGGCCTGATGCGCCGGACCTGAGGAACAGCTTAAGATTGAGCCTTTCGAGGGGAGTGCCACGGCGCTCCCCTTTTTCTTTTTGAGCCGAGGCAACCCGCCCCGGCCCGGCGCTTGCGGGGCGCCTGAGGCTTGGCTATTCAAGTTGGAAATCTTCGCGGTTGCACAACTCTTCCCGCGGCGCGCCAGCGCGCGGGGATGCGAGACGAAGCGAGCGTGCCAGTCACCAAGCAAGGAGCGGGACGGAATGAAGGCGGATGTGGTCGTTCTTGGAGCAGGGATCGTCGGACTATCGACCGCGATCCATCTCGCGCGGCGCGGAAAGTCGGTCCTGCTGGTCGATCGCCGCGGCGTCGGTGAGGAAACCTCCTTCGGCAATGCCGGGCTCATCCAGCGCGAGGGCGTGGTGCCCTATGGCTTCCCGCATGATTTCGGCGCGCTGTTCCGCTATGCGCTCAACAACACGATCGACGCCCACTATCACGTCAAGGCCTTGCCGGGGCTCGTGCCCTTTCTCATCCGCTACTGGTGGAATTCCGGCTTCACCCAGCACCAGCGCATCGCGCGGCTCTATGCACCGCTGATCGAGAACTCGATCACCGAGCATGACGACCTGATCAAGGCCTCGGGCGCCGACAATCTGATCCAGCGCGACGGCTGGATGAAGGTGTTCCGCACAGAAAAGGCGCGTGACGAGGCCTATCGCGAGGCCGAGCGGCTTTCCGCCGGCTTCGGCGTCCACCATCAAAAACTGTCCAGCAGCGAGATCAAGACGATCGAGCCCTCGATCCGCGCCGAGCTGGCCGGCGGCCTGCGCTGGAGCGACCCCTGGTCGATCCGCGACCCGCACAGCCTGAACAAGGCCTACCTCTCCTATTTCCAGTCGCTCGGCGGGCAGATCGTTGCCGGCGACGCAGCGACGCTGGAGCATGTTCTCGAAGGGCCCGGCTGGCGCGTCGCTTCGCCGGATGGACCGATCGAGGCCATGGAGGTGGTCGTGGCCCTCGGCCCATGGGCGGATACCGTCACGCGCAAGCTCGGCTACCGCTTCCCGCTCGCCGTCAAGCGCGGCTACCATATGCATTATGGATCGCAGGAGGGGGCGCAGCTCAACAACTGGGTTCTGGACGCCGAAAAGGGCTATTTCCTCGCCCCCATGCTGCGCGGCATCCGGTTGACGACCGGCGCGGAATTCGCAACGCGCGATGCGCCGAAAACGCCGGTGCAGCTCGATCGTGCCGAGCGCGTCGCCCGCGAGTTCTATCCGCTGGCTGAGCGGCGCGATCCCGAGCCCTGGATGGGCGCCCGCCCCTGCACGCCGGACATGATGCCGATCATCGGCAAGGCGCCGCGGCACCAGGGCCTGTGGTTCGCCTTCGGCCATGCCCATCACGGCATGACGCTCGGTCCCGTGACCGGACGGGCACTGGCGGAACTGATGACCGGCGACCGCACGGTCGTCGATCTCGGCCCCTATCGTCCGGAGCGCTTCCTCGCCTGAAGGCGCGCGGCGGGCGCACGGCAAACCTCGCCGCCGCTGTTCGATTCGAAAACTGTCAAGAAAACTTTGTACGGAACGAACGGGGGGATGTGCCGTTTCGAGCCACGTCGGGTGCCGGTGATCGGCGCCTGCAGGAGTGGTTCTCGTGAAACGACAGATCATTGAAATTGCCGGCGAAGCCGTCGGCGCGCTGATGCCGGAGGGCGATGCATTCCGGTTCATGGCGGTCAAGTTCCACGTCTGGCCCTTCGATGGCGAGCGCTTTGCCAGCCATCATGACGCGTTGCGGGCCCTGACCGCGCATCTGAACGACAATTGTGCCGAAGCGGCGGAAGCCAAGGCCTCCTGAGCGTGAAGCCCCGTTACGGGTCTCGATATCCCGAGGCGCGCAGTTCCAGCTCATAGAGGGAGGGATCGTTGGCAAAGAGCAGCGCACCCTCCGCTCTCGACTGGGCAGGCACATAGTCGAACGTAACCTCCCGCTCTTCTACCGGCTCCCCGTCCTTCAGCAGGCGGCCGGTGACCGGCACGCCGGCGGCGGTCTGCTTGCCGCCGTTCACCACGATGAAGGACAGCTCGAACCCCTGCGCCGTGCTGCGGGTGGTGGTCAGCGCCACCGAAAGCTCGGCCGTCGCACCGCGCGCGGCGACACCATGATAGGCGATGACTGCAATCAGGCTCAGGACGAGAATCGTCGAGGCAGCCCCGGTCGCCCATTCGATCCAGTGCGGGTTGCGCGAGACGCGCTTGCTTTGCTTGCCGGCCATCAGCGCCTCACAGGATGAGCCGGGCGGCGGCGGCACCGACCGCACCGGGAAAACCAAGAACGATCATAGACATCAGCACCGGCATGGACCCGGCATCGTCCAGCCGCCCGAAGCTCCAGAGTGAATAGAGGCTGATGAGGAGGGCGATCGCATAACCCGGCAGGGTGAACCGGATAAGGGCGTGCCACCAGGGCGTATCCGCCTCCAGCGACTGCCCGCCCTTGAAGGACACGGCATAGACGAAGCCATGCATGACGGCGATGGAGCAGAGGATGGTGAGAAGGGCATGCCACGGCGTCATGATGTAGGAGATCAGCACCATCTCCTCGGTCGGCGCCATGTTGAGATTGAGGAACAGCGCGCCGACCGCCATCATGAACAGCTCGCTGCCATAGCTCATGCCGGGCTCGTCCTCCTCCGCCTCTTCCTCGCCGCCACTGCCGAGCTGGCTGCGGCCGAGCAAGGCGCCGATGCCAGCCGGCACCGCCTGAACCGCGATCTTGCCAACGATGTCGTTCAGCGAGTCGCGCGCATCGAGAAGGCCGAACAGCGCCAGGATCAGGCCGCTGGCAACGATGCCGAGGGCGAAGGCGACCATCGCATCCCGCATCCCCTCGCGCCAGGTGAAGGTGCGCTCGAAACCGATGCCATGGGCAATGCCGACGAGAAGCGGGATGGCGAGCAGCATCAGCGCCAGAAGGCGCCAGCGGTCCATGGCATGGCCAAGATCCCACATTTCCATGGTCATCTGCATGGGGAGCGCGAAAAGCAGCGCGCCGGCCAGCCCGCGGCCAAGACCGACGAGGAATTCGCTGGCCTCGAACCCGTCGTCTCGCGCGTCATGTGCGCCCTGCGCCGTCTCGCTCACCCTGGTCTCCTCTCGCCCGCCGCCGACCGACCGCCCGAAAGCGGAAAGGCCGCCGGCGTTTCTGCAACACCAGCGGCCCCACTTCGCAAGTCAAAGCTTACGGCGTCAATCGTTCCAGTCGGTCGGAATGCCGGCATCCACAGCCTGGGTCGTCAGTCCGTTGCGAACGGCCGAGATACCAGCGGTTCTGTAGACCAGCTCCTCGACAGCGCGGCGGTCTTCCATGGTTTCGACGAAGCCGGACAGCTCGGCCACACCGCGACGGACCTTGATCTCGACACCGGAGGTTTCGATCTCGTGGTCTTCCAGCGCGTTGGCGATCGTATCCTCGATCGCGTCGTCATTGGAGTCGGACCCCGGATCGTCCGTCAGGATGCTCGGGCCGCCCTTGCCGAAATGGGCGCTTTCATCGCTCGGCTGAAAGCCGGGATTGCCGGTTTCATCGAACGATTCAGCGGTCTCGCCATAGCCGGCGTTCTCGATCTTCGTCTCCGGGCCGGAAACGCCGTCGGCATAGGGCCAGCCTTCGCCGATGTCGCGCTCCTCGTAATCGCGGTAGTCTTCTTCGCGGCGGGTTGTCTTCTCGATCATGACGGGGGTCCTTCCCTCATTCCGTTCACCCGCCCGGTTCAGACCCGGGCGGCTCGGGAGAGAAACCTCTGAACCGCCCTTTTGTTCAATTCGCATCGCCAGCACGCCGCGAGCCAACGCGACAGGTGACCAGAACGCAAAATGGCGAGGCCGGAGCCTCGCCACTGCGTGATCAGAGCTTCGTCTGGTCAGATTAGTTCTGGGTAGCCGGAGCCGTACCGGTGGCAGGAGCAGCGCCCGTGGCCGGCGTTTCATTGGTACCGGCAGCCGGGGCAGCCGGGGCTGTCGACGGAGCGGTAGCGTCCGGAGCGCTCGGGGCCGTCGCATTCGGCGTCGCGGCGGGCGTCTGGGCGGCCGGGGTCGTGGTATCAGCGGCCGGCGGCGTAGCGTTTTGAGCGGCCGGTGCCGGCTGGGTGGCGGTGTCCGATCCGTTGTTCATTTCGGCCGGGAGCCAGACGAGCAGCGCCAGGGCGAGACCTGCCAGAAGGATGATCAGGATCGGCCAGCTGCTGCGGCGCGAGGCCGTGACCGGTGCGTTGATATCGACCGAGTTGTTGACGATCGGATCATTGACCGGGCGGGCCAGCGGATCAGCCGCGCGGGCCTCCTCACGGGCAGTCGCACTGTCGGCAGGCCAGGTGGTGGGATTGACGGGACGCTTGTCGTTCGGGTCGAAGCGCTGGTTCATGACGGGCTTCCTTTCGGTCTCTGTTGAGCCGGATCCTCCCGGCCTATGATCGTTCAACGCGAGGGTATCGCGAATGTTCCGCCGGGCTCAATCCTGCTCGCGGGTGCCGGGCGTCGCTTCGCGCTGGTCGGCGTCCTCGAGATCGCTCGCGACGATGAAGGCATCGCCATGCTGGCGGGCTGCCTCGCGCCGGGCGGCGAGGTTCGCCATGTCATCGGGTTCGATCCCGGTTTCGTCCTCGCGGTCGCGCAACTGGCCGTCGCTTTCGATCGCTTCGGGTTCATGAGGCAGATCGAGAGCGCGGTCCTGCCGATCGTCGCCTGCCGCGCCTGTCTTAGCACTGTCCATTGAACGTCTCCTTCTGTCTTCAAGCGGAAAGTGCAGAGGCAACGCCGCGCCGGGTGCGATGGTTCCTGCCGCCACTCCTGGAGGGTGCGACAACTGCGTTAGTCATTACTTTCCTTTTCAGCCTGCAAACGGCCCAAATCGTTTGCGACGCGGGCAGTGAAATGCTATCAGCCCGCCGATTTTCGCGGCCTCGGGCCGCCGCTAACAAGGGTCTATCCATCCATGGATACAACGAACCCGGCACCCCTCATCTTCATCGATGCCGACCAGACGGTAACCGGCTGGAGCGACGGCGCCGAATTCATGCTGGGCTGGCAGGCTGGCGAAGTTGTCGGCCAGCCGCTGCAAAGCCTGCGTTTGCCGGGCGAGGAACGCTTCCGCACACGCGACGGGCGGGTGCTGGACCTGACCGTCTCGACGGTCGCCGCGCCCGGCGGCCTCACCGCGCTTGCCTTGCGCGCGCACCAGACGCTGCGTGAACAGCTGGAACTGACCCTCTCGCACAGCGAGGTGATCGGCACGTGGGATTGGGATATCGGACGCGATAAGGTAAGCGTTGACGCACGCTTTGCGGAGACCTTCGGGCTTGATCCCGAGGAAGCGAGGAACGGCCTTCCGCTCGAGCGCTTCACCGCCGGCATTCACGATGCCGACCGCGAACGGGTCGCATCCGAGATCCTGCACACGCTCGGCAATGGCGGGCTCTTCACCAGCGAATACAGGGTCCACCATGCCGATGGCCGGGTGCGGGAGGTCGCGGCACGCGGCCGATTCGTGCAGGGCGGCGACGGGCGACCGTCCCGGCTTCCGGGCGTGCTCTTCGATGTCACCGAACGCCGCCAGGCAGAGCGCGAGGCGATGCGCCATCAGGGCCGCTACCGCTCGCTGTTCGAGCGGCTCGATGCCGGCTTCTGCGTGATCCGCATGATCTTCGATGAGAGCGGCAAGCCGGTCGATTATGAATTCCTGGAGGTCAATGCCGCCTTCAAGTTCCAGACCGGCATCGAGGATGCCGTTGGCCGGCGCATGCGCGAAATCGCGCCGCAGCACGAGCAGTCCTGGTTCGATCTCTACGGCAAGGTGGCGCGCGACCAGGAAGCGATCGCCTTCGAAAACCCGGCGACACAGCTGGACGACCGCTGGTACGAGGTTCAGGCCTTCCCGATCGACGGGCCGGACAGCGGCCATGTCGCCGTGCTTTTCAATGATCGCACCATGCAGCGCCGCATGGAAATGGCGTTGCGAGCCAGCGAAGCGGAGTTCCGCACGCTGTCCCAATCCATGCTCAACCATGTCTGGACCGCGGATGCGACCGGCAGGGCGATCTGGTTCAACGACCGTGTCTATGACTTCGTCGGCGTGACGGCGGAGGAGATGCCGGACGGGCTTCGCCCGTTCATCCACCCGGAGGATACCGAGGCCGCCCTGTCCGCCTGGCGGAGCGCGCTTGAAACGGGCACCCTGTTCCAGACCGAATATCGCCTGCGTCGCAAGGATGGTGTCTACCGCTGGCATCTGGTGCGCGCTTTGCCCGTTCTTGGCGAGGGCGGGCACATCCAGCGCTGGATCGGCACCAACACGGACATCGAACACGCCAAGCGCAAC
This region includes:
- a CDS encoding GGDEF domain-containing protein codes for the protein MPGLFPPLRRLSLRTAGHFALLMAVLYALCASAYSVSFLNTVEESARLTREQQIPLILSQNRNALKVERAASLIRSVYLAHDRRVERQIQLQLQTLCQSFSLDDNRMLIDGARIIAGEVKKIVVGREAARRLQAGETAGDQPLDAEERDRRIARAEADSTQAYKRAIATADRLSDSLSTDAVMLADSLVSSVASAASEVKKRWILIVMLPVLFLIVTLWVVRRFIVAPIGAAILKLEAIGRGGEVEGALPRPLFQELATIADAVDSYGALSENLKRTNSTLQILSDRDGLTGLPNRRKLERLLEEAFSRASAADGNLSVMMIDLDHFKAINDTHGHKAGDQCLRAVAELLQTVGEDPAISVARYGGEEFTALVEGLDVPQVKAVAERIRRMVSALSIDLGAGQSVHLTTSIGIASRGTRRLSDVGLLLSEADKALYAAKHGGRNRVTLHDPMGTWAA
- a CDS encoding DUF1328 domain-containing protein yields the protein MLYYALVFLVVAIIAGVLGFGGIAGASAGIAQILFFLFLAFLVISLVAGLMRRT
- a CDS encoding DUF2256 domain-containing protein, translated to MAKMVRKGDLPTKICATCGRPFTWRKKWARDWDAVRYCSDRCRDKRAAQDKPSPSNGAGKA
- a CDS encoding L,D-transpeptidase codes for the protein MSAQPLSRRLLLVGFASSALASCSASLPRSAPVPQAVRRPIVPPTQEELMVMYGPVEDGGFLIPAVPFQRIDPRFYRQRVIDPTGEAPGTVVVDTPSRLLYVVEPGGTAMRYGVGIGREGFAWQGEGVIHWRQAWPRWKPPNEMVARQPSLARYSIENGGMEPGLKNPLGARALYIFQNGQDTLYRLHGTPEWNSIGTATSSGCVRLMNQDVIDLYTRVPYKARIVVRQ
- a CDS encoding TIGR02587 family membrane protein; the protein is MSETAQGAHDARDDGFEASEFLVGLGRGLAGALLFALPMQMTMEMWDLGHAMDRWRLLALMLLAIPLLVGIAHGIGFERTFTWREGMRDAMVAFALGIVASGLILALFGLLDARDSLNDIVGKIAVQAVPAGIGALLGRSQLGSGGEEEAEEDEPGMSYGSELFMMAVGALFLNLNMAPTEEMVLISYIMTPWHALLTILCSIAVMHGFVYAVSFKGGQSLEADTPWWHALIRFTLPGYAIALLISLYSLWSFGRLDDAGSMPVLMSMIVLGFPGAVGAAAARLIL
- a CDS encoding BON domain-containing protein, which translates into the protein MIEKTTRREEDYRDYEERDIGEGWPYADGVSGPETKIENAGYGETAESFDETGNPGFQPSDESAHFGKGGPSILTDDPGSDSNDDAIEDTIANALEDHEIETSGVEIKVRRGVAELSGFVETMEDRRAVEELVYRTAGISAVRNGLTTQAVDAGIPTDWND
- a CDS encoding TIGR02588 family protein, whose amino-acid sequence is MAGKQSKRVSRNPHWIEWATGAASTILVLSLIAVIAYHGVAARGATAELSVALTTTRSTAQGFELSFIVVNGGKQTAAGVPVTGRLLKDGEPVEEREVTFDYVPAQSRAEGALLFANDPSLYELELRASGYRDP
- a CDS encoding transporter substrate-binding domain-containing protein, with protein sequence MSLKTLLAAACLTLAALTSAHADEAVLRIGTEGAYPPFNFIDAKGELSGFDVDIAKTLCKEMKRQCSFVAVPWVEIIDGLEQNKYDLIVASMAYTEERAKRIAYSDPYYRSHAVFIGDTQRFTETTPEALAGARIVAGEGTMHADYLDKVYAARSTVLHAKDQPEAQAMLEQGKADLLLADAIDLMSFLENTKNTGFDFIGDPVTNDLLQSTSHITARKSDTALLGEVNAALKRIRLNGSYDQVNDTYFPFSIY
- a CDS encoding FAD-binding oxidoreductase; this translates as MKADVVVLGAGIVGLSTAIHLARRGKSVLLVDRRGVGEETSFGNAGLIQREGVVPYGFPHDFGALFRYALNNTIDAHYHVKALPGLVPFLIRYWWNSGFTQHQRIARLYAPLIENSITEHDDLIKASGADNLIQRDGWMKVFRTEKARDEAYREAERLSAGFGVHHQKLSSSEIKTIEPSIRAELAGGLRWSDPWSIRDPHSLNKAYLSYFQSLGGQIVAGDAATLEHVLEGPGWRVASPDGPIEAMEVVVALGPWADTVTRKLGYRFPLAVKRGYHMHYGSQEGAQLNNWVLDAEKGYFLAPMLRGIRLTTGAEFATRDAPKTPVQLDRAERVAREFYPLAERRDPEPWMGARPCTPDMMPIIGKAPRHQGLWFAFGHAHHGMTLGPVTGRALAELMTGDRTVVDLGPYRPERFLA